A portion of the Candidatus Hydrogenedentota bacterium genome contains these proteins:
- a CDS encoding NAD(P) transhydrogenase subunit alpha: MSVTMLLLFTFTIAIFLGVELINKVPSQLHTPLMSGSNAISGISIVGAIMAAGAGNESPFLAFIGLVAMIGGAINVFGGYVVTHRMLLMFKSKDAKK, from the coding sequence ATGAGCGTCACCATGCTGCTGCTGTTCACCTTTACCATCGCCATCTTCCTGGGGGTTGAGCTGATCAACAAGGTGCCCTCCCAGCTGCACACGCCGCTCATGTCGGGGTCCAACGCGATCTCCGGCATCAGCATCGTGGGCGCGATCATGGCCGCGGGCGCGGGAAACGAGTCGCCCTTCCTGGCCTTCATCGGGCTGGTCGCCATGATCGGCGGCGCCATCAACGTCTTCGGCGGCTATGTGGTCACCCACCGCATGCTGCTCATGTTCAAAAGCAAGGACGCCAAGAAATGA
- a CDS encoding sulfurtransferase: MTRFVLFVCFLLCAGVCAAQEAPAEAAAPPAAEVTDAPAPVETPAPADPAPAEEPAPEQAPPPADPAPAAPPEPAPAETPAAPAAPETPAEAPAPAPAEQPEYLGHPLALAAPTLDAVRVPDALFVDAREPEAYTKNHIAGAVNLPAKALSEERNGVVNLLRPVDQLADLLAQRGITADRTVIVYGEGDSHENAIPPARVFWVLEYLSFPEVHLLDGGLRKWMADALPVESGEGSAKPVPVENVKVKIRPEVISRQGEVLELLVSGKGLVVDVRPRPFYLGGEKKDFVPRAGHIPKAFSRPASRILDETTLLFKSKEEVKAALAVGDGDPAARVVVYCNSGNEAALGYFGHRLAGYENVALYDGSMAEWSRNPGLALTTEDTEAPPAPEPPAAPAEAVPAEPPAAPAAEAVPEAAPAEPPAAPAAEAVPEAAPAEPPAEKAPSAPAPPAAPPVPETPAGAAPAPETPAPGAPATEAAPAPAEQTPAAAPPAPEAPAPAPAVETPPEAAPAPEAAAQQ, translated from the coding sequence ATGACCCGTTTCGTCCTCTTTGTCTGTTTCCTGCTTTGCGCGGGGGTGTGCGCCGCCCAGGAGGCCCCCGCCGAGGCTGCGGCACCGCCCGCCGCCGAAGTCACGGACGCGCCCGCCCCGGTGGAAACCCCGGCCCCCGCCGACCCGGCTCCGGCAGAAGAACCCGCCCCCGAACAGGCCCCGCCCCCGGCGGATCCGGCACCGGCCGCGCCCCCCGAACCTGCTCCCGCCGAGACGCCGGCCGCGCCGGCGGCGCCCGAAACCCCCGCCGAAGCGCCCGCGCCCGCGCCCGCGGAACAGCCGGAATACCTGGGCCACCCCCTCGCCCTCGCCGCGCCGACCCTCGACGCCGTCCGCGTGCCCGACGCCCTTTTCGTGGACGCCCGCGAACCTGAGGCCTACACGAAGAACCACATTGCCGGCGCGGTGAACCTGCCCGCGAAGGCCCTCTCCGAGGAGCGCAACGGGGTGGTTAACCTGCTGCGTCCGGTGGACCAGCTCGCCGACCTGCTGGCGCAGCGCGGCATCACCGCGGACCGCACGGTCATCGTCTACGGCGAGGGCGACTCGCATGAGAATGCCATTCCCCCCGCGCGGGTGTTCTGGGTGCTCGAGTATCTCTCCTTTCCGGAGGTGCATCTGCTGGACGGCGGCCTGCGCAAGTGGATGGCCGACGCCCTGCCCGTGGAGAGCGGCGAGGGATCGGCCAAGCCTGTCCCGGTGGAGAATGTGAAGGTTAAGATTCGCCCCGAGGTTATTTCCCGGCAGGGCGAGGTGCTGGAGCTGCTTGTTTCCGGGAAGGGCCTGGTCGTGGACGTCCGGCCCCGGCCTTTCTATTTGGGCGGGGAGAAGAAGGACTTCGTGCCCCGCGCGGGCCACATCCCCAAGGCCTTCAGCCGCCCGGCATCGCGGATTTTGGACGAGACCACGCTCCTCTTCAAATCGAAGGAAGAGGTCAAGGCGGCGCTTGCCGTCGGCGACGGCGACCCCGCCGCCCGCGTGGTGGTCTACTGCAACTCCGGCAACGAGGCGGCCCTCGGCTATTTCGGCCACCGGCTTGCGGGCTACGAAAATGTGGCGCTGTACGACGGGTCCATGGCCGAATGGAGCCGCAACCCCGGCCTCGCCCTGACCACCGAGGACACGGAAGCGCCGCCCGCGCCGGAACCGCCAGCAGCGCCGGCGGAGGCGGTCCCGGCCGAGCCCCCCGCCGCACCCGCGGCGGAAGCCGTTCCCGAGGCGGCCCCGGCCGAGCCCCCCGCCGCACCCGCAGCGGAAGCTGTTCCCGAGGCGGCCCCGGCCGAGCCCCCCGCGGAGAAGGCGCCGTCCGCGCCCGCGCCGCCAGCGGCCCCTCCCGTCCCCGAGACGCCGGCGGGAGCCGCGCCCGCGCCTGAGACACCGGCCCCCGGGGCCCCCGCCACAGAGGCCGCCCCCGCGCCTGCGGAACAGACGCCCGCCGCCGCACCGCCCGCCCCTGAAGCCCCCGCCCCCGCACCGGCGGTGGAAACGCCCCCCGAAGCCGCCCCCGCGCCGGAAGCGGCCGCGCAGCAGTAG
- a CDS encoding response regulator, translating to MRKMLTRGSLERRFVVSILWVGVIPMMLAMVIGYLAAREAQQIATLQNLSTAAKKTADGINLAMGEREYMITRLGASAALVQFLQEHATAPSTSAERALAVLRADLSESRGRTLDAGLYDLQGRLVAAAGGPDQILPGDLSEPELITGARFVDIRYVADTEQYVAVLAAPVRAAAGGGVLGYLVEVQSLGELLGFILGDRSRETVRSGVYDRYEIVIYSERARLVVYPDMTSEGEAAPPRYATVDPKLAERFTKYPERDSDAFFLWNYESGDRRAPVLLAYQRLVPGTDVFVAVHRPTPQVFSRINLAALVTLAVTSVLIGIFCAVAYRIVNNTIIRPLSLLSEGAQIVRQGDLDLKLKVETGDEIEELATSFNEMAAALRHNLGRLRQSEEKYRNLVTSMRDGLFQTGADGALAFINPAGVEILGFRDYGEALGVCLEDLCEDPAEWGRLADGAPGEIGARPIRIWMRRPDGGRVCVELAGRRLVGEDGVFEGVGGTFRDVTRNVLLEGEAGERAERIAVINQIANVINSSLEAGLLYESLTAELRRVIHFDYAALSLRLEDDPDHFETRQLWPEPREGREQFPRLDGGDSCAAWVVAEGRALRAEDIQFPGSVFAFQFPETIHGVLCVPLFARGEVIGALNLGSSVSGGFANHEAAVLEQLSPHLAAALRNAHLLESLKQSLEEVTRAREKLRLANDELKSLDEMKTNLLSNVSHELRTPLVAVMGYTDIVLNEKAGPVTDTQREYLRISMRNVEKLVTLIENLLDFSRLHRGAEEVTFTRFDLLDCVRASMESVKPRADTRGITLRCEVRDPSGAPAAGPVMVEGDKGKLGQVFNNLLSNAVKFNQDGGEVAVLAELRHGTVSISVSDTGIGIPPEALDKVFDRFYQVDSSSTRKYEGTGIGLAISQDIVRLHGSRITATSRLGEGATFQFTLPAVRPEEPGGGAGAAFSVETRLLVEVVAQDRALSFQLRNLLVPDGIDVIHAPNPSAAVALARRYSPDCLLVDTEAGPLGAFVLEEMLQEPAGAEAPIVLITNDDALAEKYRRRHLVAARIRRTFRKSTLLSAIHSAVSGATEAAHNLGARVLCVDDDPEIGRVVARFLDDEGFAVDIATTGAKALERAKTCDYWLVLLDIALSDMDGWEVCRRVKGDPELAGIKVFLVTGRPVDSEPALLRDSGADGYLLKPFHGEDLMTAVRAFDAQRRKG from the coding sequence ATGCGCAAGATGCTGACGCGCGGCAGCCTGGAACGCCGTTTTGTGGTCTCCATCCTCTGGGTGGGCGTGATCCCCATGATGCTGGCCATGGTGATCGGCTATCTCGCCGCCCGTGAGGCCCAGCAGATCGCCACCCTGCAGAACCTGTCCACGGCCGCGAAAAAGACCGCGGACGGGATCAACCTCGCCATGGGGGAGCGGGAGTACATGATCACCCGCCTGGGCGCGTCGGCGGCCCTGGTCCAGTTCCTCCAGGAGCACGCGACAGCCCCCTCCACCTCCGCGGAGAGGGCGCTGGCGGTGCTGCGGGCGGACCTTTCCGAGAGCAGGGGCCGGACGCTGGACGCGGGGCTGTACGATCTCCAGGGCCGTCTGGTGGCGGCGGCGGGCGGTCCCGACCAGATACTCCCCGGGGACCTGAGCGAGCCCGAGCTGATCACGGGGGCGCGCTTCGTGGACATCCGCTACGTCGCGGACACGGAGCAGTATGTGGCGGTGCTCGCCGCGCCTGTCCGGGCCGCCGCCGGGGGCGGGGTGCTGGGGTACCTCGTGGAGGTGCAGAGCCTGGGCGAGCTGCTCGGGTTCATCCTCGGCGACCGGAGCCGCGAGACCGTCCGCTCCGGCGTCTACGACCGCTACGAGATTGTCATCTACTCCGAGCGCGCGCGCCTGGTGGTCTACCCCGACATGACCTCGGAGGGGGAGGCGGCCCCGCCGCGCTACGCCACGGTGGACCCCAAACTCGCCGAACGCTTCACGAAGTACCCCGAGCGCGACTCGGACGCCTTCTTCCTGTGGAACTACGAGTCCGGAGACAGGCGCGCGCCGGTGCTGCTGGCCTACCAGCGGCTGGTGCCGGGGACGGACGTGTTCGTGGCCGTTCACCGGCCCACGCCGCAGGTGTTCTCCCGGATCAACCTGGCTGCCCTGGTGACCCTGGCCGTGACCAGCGTGCTCATCGGCATTTTCTGCGCCGTGGCCTACCGGATCGTGAACAACACCATCATCCGCCCGCTCTCGCTGCTGAGCGAGGGGGCGCAGATCGTGCGCCAGGGCGACCTGGACCTCAAACTCAAGGTGGAGACGGGCGACGAGATCGAGGAGCTGGCCACCTCGTTTAACGAGATGGCGGCGGCGCTCCGGCACAACCTGGGGCGGCTGCGCCAGTCCGAGGAGAAGTACCGGAACCTGGTGACGTCCATGCGCGACGGCCTGTTCCAGACCGGGGCCGATGGGGCACTGGCCTTTATCAACCCCGCCGGGGTGGAGATACTGGGGTTTCGCGACTACGGCGAGGCGCTGGGCGTCTGCCTGGAGGACCTGTGCGAGGATCCCGCGGAGTGGGGCCGCCTCGCCGACGGCGCCCCCGGGGAAATCGGGGCCCGCCCCATCCGCATCTGGATGCGGCGCCCTGACGGGGGCCGTGTCTGCGTGGAGCTTGCCGGGCGGCGCCTGGTGGGCGAGGACGGGGTCTTCGAGGGGGTCGGCGGCACCTTTCGCGATGTCACGCGGAACGTCCTGCTCGAGGGGGAGGCGGGGGAGCGCGCGGAGCGGATCGCCGTCATCAACCAGATCGCGAACGTGATTAATTCCAGCCTGGAGGCGGGGCTCCTTTATGAGAGCCTCACGGCGGAGCTGCGCCGGGTGATCCATTTCGACTATGCCGCCCTCTCGCTTCGCCTGGAGGACGACCCGGACCATTTTGAGACCCGCCAGCTCTGGCCCGAGCCCCGCGAGGGGCGCGAGCAGTTCCCCCGCCTGGACGGGGGGGACAGCTGCGCGGCCTGGGTGGTGGCGGAGGGGCGCGCCCTGCGCGCGGAGGACATCCAGTTCCCCGGGAGCGTCTTCGCCTTCCAGTTTCCGGAGACCATCCACGGCGTGCTGTGCGTGCCCCTGTTCGCGCGCGGCGAGGTGATCGGCGCGCTGAACCTCGGCTCGTCGGTTTCGGGCGGCTTCGCCAACCACGAGGCGGCGGTGCTGGAGCAGCTCTCGCCCCACCTGGCGGCGGCGCTGCGCAACGCGCACCTGCTGGAAAGCCTGAAGCAGTCCCTGGAGGAGGTGACGCGGGCGCGGGAGAAGCTGCGGCTGGCCAACGACGAGCTGAAGTCGCTGGACGAGATGAAGACCAACCTGCTCTCCAACGTCTCCCACGAGCTGCGCACGCCCCTGGTGGCGGTGATGGGCTACACCGACATCGTGCTGAACGAGAAGGCGGGGCCCGTGACCGACACGCAGCGCGAATACCTGCGCATCAGTATGCGCAACGTGGAGAAACTCGTCACCCTCATCGAGAACCTGCTCGACTTCTCCCGGCTCCACCGGGGCGCCGAGGAGGTGACCTTCACGCGTTTTGACCTGCTGGACTGCGTGCGCGCGAGCATGGAGAGCGTGAAGCCCCGCGCGGACACGCGCGGCATCACGCTGCGGTGCGAGGTGCGCGACCCCTCCGGCGCGCCGGCCGCCGGGCCCGTGATGGTCGAGGGGGACAAGGGGAAGCTCGGCCAGGTCTTCAACAACCTGCTCTCGAACGCCGTGAAGTTCAACCAGGACGGCGGCGAGGTGGCCGTGCTGGCGGAGCTGCGGCACGGCACGGTGTCCATTTCGGTGAGCGACACGGGCATCGGCATTCCCCCGGAGGCGCTCGACAAGGTGTTTGACCGCTTCTACCAGGTGGACTCCTCGTCCACGCGCAAGTACGAGGGCACCGGCATCGGACTGGCCATTTCCCAGGACATCGTCCGCCTGCACGGCAGCCGCATCACCGCCACCAGCCGGCTTGGGGAGGGGGCCACCTTCCAGTTCACCCTGCCGGCGGTGCGCCCCGAGGAGCCCGGCGGCGGGGCGGGCGCCGCCTTCTCCGTGGAGACGCGCCTCCTGGTCGAGGTGGTTGCCCAGGACCGGGCCCTCTCGTTTCAGCTGCGCAATTTGCTGGTCCCGGACGGCATAGACGTGATTCACGCCCCGAACCCGTCCGCCGCGGTGGCGCTGGCCCGGCGGTACAGCCCCGACTGCCTGCTGGTGGACACGGAGGCGGGGCCGCTGGGCGCCTTCGTGCTCGAGGAGATGCTGCAGGAGCCGGCCGGCGCCGAGGCGCCGATTGTCCTGATCACCAACGACGACGCCCTGGCCGAGAAATACCGGCGCAGGCACCTGGTCGCGGCGCGCATCCGCCGCACCTTCCGCAAGAGCACCCTCCTGAGCGCCATCCACTCCGCCGTCAGCGGCGCCACCGAGGCCGCGCACAACCTCGGCGCCCGCGTCCTGTGCGTGGACGACGACCCGGAGATCGGCCGCGTGGTCGCCCGGTTCCTTGACGACGAGGGATTTGCCGTGGACATCGCCACCACCGGCGCCAAGGCGCTGGAGCGGGCGAAGACCTGCGACTACTGGCTCGTGCTGCTGGACATCGCCCTCTCGGACATGGACGGGTGGGAGGTGTGCCGCCGCGTCAAGGGCGATCCGGAGCTGGCGGGCATCAAGGTGTTCCTCGTGACCGGGCGGCCGGTGGACAGCGAACCGGCCCTGCTCCGTGACTCCGGGGCCGACGGCTACCTGCTCAAGCCGTTCCACGGCGAGGACCTGATGACCGCCGTCCGCGCCTTCGACGCGCAGCGCCGCAAGGGCTAG
- a CDS encoding NAD(P)(+) transhydrogenase (Re/Si-specific) subunit beta, with translation MKENLIQILYIVSAVMFIFGLKMLSKPTTAVRGNLLSAVGMGLAIVATLMTGGLSMTWIVAGLVIGGVVGTVAALRVPMTSMPEFVAVFNGTGGLASMLVGCAEYYRYWSHGGGEIEAVPLIATYLAVLIGGVTFTGSMVAYAKLAEKIDSKPFLFKNQQLINAAVLGLLGVGGVVFFLWPHSIIAVLFFIVAVVLSNVLGVLVTIPIGGADMPVVISLLNSYSGLAGCAAGFVISNTVLIVAGSLVGASGIILTSIMCKAMNRSLANVLFSGFGSATAGAGKAVEGEVRSLSVEDAYFVLESASSVVFVPGYGMAVAQAQHAVRELGDILEKNGTEVKYAIHPVAGRMPGHMNVLLAEANVPYEQLVEMDDINPVIESVDVCMVIGANDVVNPAAREDETSPIYGMPVINVDLAKSCFVIKRSMRSGFAGIENPLFYKENTRMVFGDAKAVITGLVEQFKSA, from the coding sequence ATGAAAGAGAACCTCATCCAGATCCTGTACATCGTCTCGGCGGTGATGTTCATCTTCGGCCTCAAGATGCTGAGCAAGCCCACCACGGCGGTCCGGGGCAACCTCCTGTCCGCTGTCGGCATGGGCCTGGCCATTGTCGCCACCCTCATGACCGGCGGTCTGAGCATGACATGGATCGTCGCCGGGCTGGTCATCGGCGGCGTGGTCGGCACCGTCGCCGCCCTCAGGGTGCCCATGACCTCCATGCCCGAGTTTGTCGCCGTGTTCAACGGCACGGGCGGCCTCGCCAGCATGCTCGTCGGCTGCGCCGAGTACTACCGCTACTGGAGCCACGGCGGCGGCGAGATTGAGGCGGTCCCCCTGATCGCCACCTACCTCGCCGTGCTCATCGGCGGCGTCACCTTCACGGGCAGCATGGTCGCCTACGCCAAGCTCGCCGAGAAGATTGACAGCAAGCCCTTCCTCTTCAAGAACCAGCAGCTCATCAACGCCGCGGTTCTCGGCCTGCTGGGCGTGGGCGGCGTGGTCTTCTTCCTGTGGCCGCACAGCATCATCGCGGTCCTCTTCTTCATCGTCGCGGTTGTCCTCTCCAACGTGCTCGGCGTGCTGGTGACCATCCCCATCGGCGGCGCGGACATGCCGGTCGTGATCTCCCTGCTGAACAGCTACTCCGGTTTGGCGGGCTGCGCGGCGGGCTTCGTCATCTCCAACACGGTGCTCATCGTGGCCGGCTCCCTGGTCGGTGCCAGCGGCATCATCCTGACCAGCATCATGTGCAAGGCCATGAACCGCTCGCTGGCCAACGTGCTCTTCAGCGGCTTCGGCTCCGCCACGGCGGGCGCCGGCAAGGCCGTCGAGGGCGAGGTCCGGTCCCTGAGCGTGGAGGACGCCTACTTCGTGCTTGAGTCGGCCTCGTCGGTGGTGTTCGTGCCCGGCTACGGCATGGCCGTGGCCCAAGCCCAGCACGCCGTCCGCGAGCTCGGCGACATTCTGGAGAAGAACGGCACCGAGGTGAAGTACGCCATCCACCCCGTGGCGGGGCGCATGCCCGGCCACATGAACGTGCTGCTGGCGGAGGCCAACGTGCCCTACGAGCAGCTCGTGGAGATGGACGACATCAACCCGGTCATCGAGTCCGTGGACGTCTGCATGGTCATCGGCGCGAACGACGTGGTGAACCCCGCCGCGCGCGAGGACGAGACCAGCCCGATCTACGGCATGCCGGTCATCAACGTGGACCTGGCGAAGTCCTGCTTCGTCATCAAGCGGTCCATGCGCTCCGGCTTCGCCGGCATCGAGAACCCCCTCTTCTACAAGGAAAACACCCGCATGGTCTTCGGCGACGCCAAGGCCGTCATCACGGGCCTCGTGGAGCAGTTCAAGAGCGCCTGA
- a CDS encoding Crp/Fnr family transcriptional regulator, which produces MLKHFKTAESLAREPFFADMSPQTLALMEEYAYVRDYEPRQIIFFPDDPCDHVYWVLRGRVKFSRVLPDGREWTVRHLEPGDMLGDDLLLTPDRHAGYAEALTPARLALMRASDFLRLVRDEGEVSRALALRLSRRLAAAEQVLLETLSYPLRRRVAAMLLRLVPGTDVGGESDAVAVTHRELAHLIGATREAVTNTLHELRDRSLICLANRRIRVLDRAGLREAAETPEE; this is translated from the coding sequence ATGCTGAAACATTTCAAAACCGCCGAATCCCTGGCGCGGGAGCCGTTCTTCGCGGACATGAGCCCGCAAACGCTGGCCCTCATGGAAGAGTACGCCTACGTCCGCGACTATGAGCCCCGGCAGATCATCTTCTTCCCCGATGACCCCTGCGACCATGTGTACTGGGTGCTGCGGGGACGGGTGAAGTTCAGCCGGGTTCTGCCGGACGGGCGGGAATGGACCGTGCGCCATCTGGAACCCGGCGACATGCTCGGAGACGACCTGCTGCTCACGCCCGACCGCCACGCGGGGTATGCCGAGGCCCTGACCCCCGCCCGGCTTGCGCTGATGCGCGCCAGCGACTTCCTCCGGCTGGTCCGGGACGAGGGGGAGGTGTCGCGGGCGCTGGCGCTCCGGCTCAGCCGGCGTCTGGCGGCGGCGGAACAGGTGCTTCTGGAGACCCTCTCGTACCCCCTGCGCCGCCGGGTGGCCGCCATGCTGCTGCGGCTGGTCCCCGGGACGGATGTCGGCGGGGAGTCCGACGCCGTGGCCGTCACCCACCGGGAGCTCGCGCACCTCATCGGCGCGACCCGGGAGGCGGTGACCAACACCCTGCACGAACTCCGGGACCGGAGCCTGATCTGCCTGGCCAACCGCCGCATCCGGGTGCTTGACCGCGCGGGCCTCCGGGAGGCCGCCGAAACCCCGGAAGAATAA
- a CDS encoding SDR family oxidoreductase, with protein sequence MGKVAFITGATRGIGKACALRLAAEGWNIVVAAKSTEEDPRIPGTIYSAAEEIARLGVEVLPVRCNVRDADEVRAAAQATLDKFGRVDAVINNAGALWWRNMDETPLNRFDLVVGVNVRGAYAVTEAFLPTLKAQGSGHVIMMSPPVDLEVVPGHIAYSVSKFGMTMIALGLAEELKPYNIAATALWPKTVIESYATKNFGLGAPEIWRKADIVADATWEILAHPDQSNGRAVLDEEFLREVGYTDFDQYLCVPGGTPLELDKAIMRTARS encoded by the coding sequence ATGGGCAAAGTCGCATTCATCACCGGAGCCACCCGGGGCATCGGCAAGGCCTGCGCGCTCCGCCTCGCCGCAGAGGGATGGAACATCGTGGTCGCCGCCAAGAGCACGGAGGAGGACCCGCGCATCCCCGGCACGATCTACTCCGCCGCCGAGGAGATTGCCCGGCTGGGCGTGGAGGTCCTGCCGGTGCGCTGCAATGTCCGCGACGCGGACGAGGTGCGCGCGGCCGCCCAGGCCACGCTCGACAAGTTTGGCCGGGTGGATGCCGTCATCAACAACGCCGGAGCGCTGTGGTGGCGGAACATGGACGAGACGCCCCTCAACCGCTTCGATCTCGTGGTCGGGGTGAACGTGCGCGGCGCCTACGCCGTCACCGAGGCCTTCCTTCCGACGCTCAAGGCGCAGGGAAGCGGCCATGTCATCATGATGTCACCCCCCGTGGACCTCGAAGTGGTCCCCGGGCACATCGCCTACTCCGTCAGCAAATTCGGCATGACCATGATCGCCCTCGGCCTCGCCGAAGAATTGAAGCCCTACAACATCGCCGCCACCGCCCTCTGGCCCAAGACCGTCATCGAGTCCTACGCCACCAAAAACTTCGGCCTCGGCGCGCCGGAAATCTGGCGCAAGGCCGACATCGTGGCCGACGCCACCTGGGAAATCTTGGCGCACCCGGACCAGTCCAACGGCCGCGCCGTCCTCGACGAGGAGTTCCTGCGCGAGGTCGGCTACACGGACTTCGACCAGTACCTCTGCGTGCCCGGCGGCACGCCCCTCGAACTCGACAAGGCCATCATGCGCACCGCGCGCTCCTGA
- a CDS encoding sugar phosphate isomerase/epimerase has protein sequence MHLSLALLAALAALCAAPAPAADPSPLPFFAYCMDTHDSLKRTLPEQAALLKELGYDGAGHLWLDNVQERLETLDTAGLKLFQITMQVSMKEGAPPYDREKLEAVLPLLKGRGVQLCLLMQGMAPSDPAGDARGVDIVREIAGLAKASGTEVLLYPHANDWVEKVSDAVRIAEKADRPNVGVMFNLCHWLKVDREEDLRPVLESALPRLRAVSINGADRAEAIHAGTGDWLQPLDRGSYDVSQVLRTLSELGYKGPVGLQCYGIGGDARDHLTRSMAAWKRLNGGLSQAPAKSGGNS, from the coding sequence ATGCATCTTTCCCTCGCGCTCCTCGCGGCGCTCGCGGCCCTGTGCGCCGCCCCGGCACCGGCGGCGGACCCCTCCCCCCTCCCCTTTTTCGCCTACTGCATGGACACCCACGACAGCCTGAAACGCACCCTGCCCGAGCAGGCGGCGCTGCTCAAAGAGCTGGGCTACGACGGGGCGGGGCATCTGTGGCTGGACAATGTCCAGGAGCGCCTGGAAACGCTGGACACGGCGGGACTCAAGCTCTTCCAGATCACCATGCAGGTGTCCATGAAGGAGGGCGCCCCGCCCTACGACCGGGAGAAACTGGAGGCCGTGCTGCCTCTCCTCAAAGGCCGCGGCGTGCAGCTCTGCCTGCTCATGCAGGGCATGGCGCCGTCCGACCCGGCGGGCGACGCGCGCGGTGTGGACATTGTGCGGGAGATCGCCGGCCTGGCGAAGGCCTCCGGCACGGAGGTTCTCCTGTACCCCCACGCCAACGACTGGGTGGAGAAGGTGTCGGACGCCGTGCGCATCGCTGAAAAGGCGGACCGGCCCAATGTGGGGGTCATGTTCAACCTGTGCCACTGGCTCAAGGTGGACCGGGAGGAAGACCTCCGCCCCGTGCTGGAATCGGCCCTGCCCCGCCTGCGGGCCGTCAGCATCAACGGCGCGGACCGCGCCGAGGCGATTCACGCGGGCACGGGCGACTGGCTCCAACCCCTCGACAGGGGCTCCTACGACGTGTCCCAGGTGCTGCGCACCCTGTCGGAACTCGGCTACAAGGGCCCGGTGGGCCTCCAGTGCTACGGGATCGGCGGGGATGCGCGGGACCACCTGACCCGGTCCATGGCCGCCTGGAAACGCCTGAACGGCGGCCTCTCCCAGGCCCCCGCCAAGAGCGGCGGGAACTCTTAA
- a CDS encoding response regulator, whose product MTDREQKAFTTFEAAKICHVTHHSIKNWIKQGLIKASRTPGGHYRILEKDLDKFRERFDMFPREKGPSTKRVMVVDDDPDALALMDRILSDEGFELVKVANATEVGLKAVQMTPDLILLDFLMPEINGFEVCSALRANELTRSIPIMAVTCLSKEKDIERIFASGADDYLSKPFKVDTLLAKVRELVGKGRNAE is encoded by the coding sequence ATGACAGACCGGGAACAGAAAGCCTTTACGACGTTTGAGGCGGCGAAAATCTGCCACGTCACGCACCACAGCATCAAGAACTGGATCAAGCAGGGGCTGATCAAGGCGTCGCGCACGCCCGGCGGCCACTACCGCATCCTGGAGAAGGACCTGGACAAGTTCCGGGAGCGGTTTGACATGTTCCCCCGGGAGAAGGGCCCGTCCACCAAGCGGGTGATGGTGGTGGACGACGATCCGGACGCGCTGGCGCTGATGGACCGGATCCTGTCGGACGAGGGGTTTGAGCTGGTGAAGGTGGCCAACGCGACGGAGGTGGGGCTGAAGGCGGTGCAGATGACGCCCGACCTGATCCTGCTGGACTTTCTGATGCCGGAGATCAACGGGTTTGAGGTGTGCTCGGCCCTTCGGGCGAACGAGCTGACGCGCAGCATTCCGATCATGGCGGTGACCTGCCTTTCCAAGGAAAAGGACATCGAGCGCATCTTCGCGTCCGGGGCGGACGACTACCTGTCCAAACCGTTCAAGGTGGACACCCTTCTCGCGAAAGTGCGCGAGCTGGTGGGCAAGGGGCGCAACGCGGAGTAG